The following are from one region of the Arachis duranensis cultivar V14167 chromosome 10, aradu.V14167.gnm2.J7QH, whole genome shotgun sequence genome:
- the LOC107469657 gene encoding uncharacterized protein LOC107469657, translated as MLTALSRFPGASGVKALPFFNLMKKGIAFEWTPACEEAFEHFRRILATPPVLEKPKNGETLYLYLAITDEAMAAVLVREERKAQQPVYFVSKALQGAKLRYSKLEKLALALLTSSHRLRQNFQSHKVVVRTDQAIRQVLQKPDLAGRMMTWAIELSQYDLQYEPRHAIKAQAMADFLVEVTGDATETPTIRWRLHVDGASNQTFDRAGIILESPSGIIYEYSIKFEFPVSNNQAEYEALLGGLVLAKEVGATRLEVCSDSQVVTSHIKGTYQARDPLLQKYLEKVKKLSEQFEEVMVQHVPRERNTRADLLSKLASTKPGTGNRSLIQGLIKEAAVALHITKEDPSWMNLITNFLEIGKLPGDEKSAKALRREVAKYAIIQGQLFKKGLSQPLLKCLHPSQTGYVLREVHEGCYGHHIGGKALARKLIRAGYYWPPMMKDSKEFVKKCMKCQENTNFHKALATELNLLTSS; from the coding sequence ATGCTCACAGCGTTATCTCGGTTCCCCGGAGCATCGGGTGTTAAGGCATTACCATTCTTCAACTTAATGAAGAAAGGGATAGCCTTTGAGTGGACCCCGGCATGTGAGGAAGCATTCGAGCATTTCAGAAGAATACTAGCAACACCGCCTGTCCTCGAAAAGCCCAAAAACGGCGAAACATTATACCTGTACTTGGCCATAACGGATGAAGCCATGGCAGCAGTTCTGGTGCGAGAGGAAAGAAAGGCCCAACAACCAGTATACTTTGTGAGCAAAGCACTACAAGGAGCAAAACTTAGATACAGCAAATTAGAGAAGCTAGCACTCGCGCTCCTGACCTCTTCCCATAGGTTACGACAGAACTTCCAAAGTCACAAAGTGGTCGTAAGGACAGATCAGGCAATTCGCCAGGTCCTCCAGAAGCCCGATTTGGCGGGAAGAATGATGACCTGGGCTATTGAGCTATCCCAGTACGACCTGCAATATGAGCCCAGGCACGCGATCAAAGCACAAGCCATGGCCGACTTCTTGGTAGAAGTGACGGGGGATGCAACCGAGACACCGACCATAAGGTGGAGGCTCCACGTAGACGGAGCCTCCAACCAGACGTTCGACAGAGCAGGGATAATCTTGGAAAGCCCAAGTGGGATTATTTACGAATATTCAATCAAGTTCGAATTCCCAGTgtcaaacaatcaagcggagTATGAGGCCCTTCTGGGCGGATTAGTCCTAGCTAAAGAAGTCGGAGCAACAAGACTTGAAGTGTGTAGCGACTCGCAGGTCGTTACTTCTCATATCAAGGGGACCTACCAAGCCAGAGACCCCCTGTTACAGAAATATCTGGAGAAGGTCAAAAAGCTAAGTGAACAATTTGAGGAGGTCATGGTCCAACACGTTCCAAGAGAAAGGAACACTCGAGCAGACCTCCTGTCCAAGTTGGCGAGCACCAAACCTGGGACGGGCAACCGGTCTCTCATTCAAGGGCTGATAAAAGAGGCAGCGGTTGCCCTCCACATAACAAAGGAAGATCCCTCCTGGATGAACCTGATCACCAACTTCTTGGAAATCGGCAAGCTCCCTGGTGATGAGAAGTCGGCCAAAGCATTAAGAAGGGAAGTGGCCAAGTATGCGATCATACAAGGTCAATTGTTCAAGAAGGGACTCAGCCAACCCTTGCTGAAATGCCTACATCCAAGCCAAACAGGTTATGTGCTCAGAGAGGTCCATGAAGGGTGCTATGGTCACCACATTGGGGGCAAAGCACTAGCGAGGAAGCTTATCAGAGCTGGTTATTACTGGCCACCGATGATGAAGGACTCTAAAGAGTTTGTGAAGAAGTGCATGAAATGCCAGGAGAACACAAATTTCCACAAAGCGCTGGCAACCGAGCTAAATCTGTTGACGTCTTCCTGA
- the LOC107469656 gene encoding uncharacterized protein LOC107469656 produces the protein MGATPFTERILRAKLPKGFDKPTDMKYDGTKDPQEHLTAFEARMNLEGAADAVRCRAFPVTLAGPAIKWFNALPNGSIANFHDVARKFMAQFTTRITKAKHPISLLGVTQKQEESTRKYLDRFNDECLTVDGLTDSVTSLCLTNGLMNEDFRKHLTTKPVWTMHEIQNVAKDYINNEEVSQVVAANKRQHANTQHGNSAPRHNPTPKENQWDHPRPTNRPPRIGKFSNYTPLTAPITEIYHQIADRGIIPKARQLKERTGGNKTLYCDYHRGYGHKTQDCFNLKDALEQAIRDGKLPEFTKIIREPRRTERDKS, from the coding sequence ATGGGAGCTACACCCTTCACAGAAAGAATCTTAAGAGCGAAACTTCCCAAAGGTTTCGACAAACCCACCGACATGAAGTATGATGGAACCAAGGACCCTCAGGAACATCTAACGGCCTTCGAGGCCAGAATGAACCTAGAAGGAGCGGCCGACGCAGTCCGGTGTAGAGCCTTCCCAGTAACCCTTGCCGGACCAGCGATCAAATGGTTCAACGCCCTCCCGAACGGGTCCATAGCCAACTTCCATGATGTAGCACGAAAATTCATGGCCCAGTTCACGACCAGAATCACCAAAGCCAAACACCCCATCAGCTTATTAGGAGTCACGCAAAAGCAAGAAGAATCCACAAGGAAATACCTCGACCGCTTCAACGACGAATGCCTAACGGTCGATGGACTCACGGACTCCGTTACAAGCCTTTGCCTGACTAACGGGCTCATGAATGAAGATTTTCGCAAGCACCTCACTACTAAACCAGTATGGACCATGCATGAAATCCAGAACGTCGCCAAAGACTACATCAACAACGAAGAAGTCAGCCAGGTCGTTGCTGCCAACAAGCGGCAGCACGCCAACACCCAACACGGCAATTCGGCTCCCCGTCATAACCCAACACCCAAAGAGAATCAATGGGACCACCCCAGGCCGACCAACCGGCCACCAAGAATAGGCAAATTCTCTAATTACACGCCTCTAACAGCACCAATTACGGAGATATACCATCAAATAGCAGATCGAGGCATCATTCCCAAAGCCCGACAACTCAAAGAAAGGACGGGAGGCAACAAAACCCTCTACTGTGACTACCACCGGGGTTACGGCCACAAAACACAAGATTGTTTCAACCTTAAAGACGCTCTTGAACAGGCCATACGAGACGGCAAACTCCCAGAATTTACCAAAATCATCAGAGAACCGAGACGCACGGAGAGAGACAAGTCGTAG